The Arachis hypogaea cultivar Tifrunner chromosome 16, arahy.Tifrunner.gnm2.J5K5, whole genome shotgun sequence genome contains a region encoding:
- the LOC140180152 gene encoding uncharacterized protein, giving the protein MERKLQLEELECLRLETYENSKFYKKKAKTFHEQNIRRKSFKIGDEVMVYNSRLRLMPGMLRSRWDGPFKVVDVKPYGVVEVVHPINGTTFKNNSHRVKPYHTQPKHAMELEIFLLGEVPNVDQ; this is encoded by the coding sequence ATGGAACGTAAGCTCCAATTGGAGGAGTTAGAATGTCTTAGGCTAGAAACATATGAGAATTCTAAGTTTTATAAGAAAAAGGCCAAGACATTCCATGAACAAAATATTAGGAGGAAGAGCTTTAAGATAGGAGATGAGGTGATGGTGTACAATTCAAGGTTACGGTTGATGCCCGGAATGTTGAGATCTAGATGGGATGGTCCATTCAAAGTAGTGGATGTCAAGCCTTATGGGGTGGTTGAGGTGGTCCACCCTATCAATGGAACTACATTCAAAAACAACAGTCATAGGGTGAAACCTTACCACACACAACCCAAGCATGCTATGGAGTTGGAGATTTTCCTCCTTGGGGAGGTCCCAAATGTTGATCAATGA